The following proteins are co-located in the Fusarium verticillioides 7600 chromosome 7, whole genome shotgun sequence genome:
- a CDS encoding 60S ribosomal protein L29, giving the protein MAKSKNSSQHNQSRKAHRNGIKKPKTSRYPSLKGTDPKFRRNHRHALHGNMKALKEAKEGKRETV; this is encoded by the exons atggcga AGTCAAAGAACAGCTCCCAGCACAACCAGTCGCGCAAGGCGCACAGGAACGG tatcaagaagcccaagacttcTCGCTACCCCTCTCTCAAGGGTACCGATCCCAAGTTTCGACGAAACCATCGACATGCTCTTCACGGCAACATGAAGGCCTTG AAGGAGGCTAAGGAGGGCAAGCGCGAGACCGTCTAA